One Ricinus communis isolate WT05 ecotype wild-type chromosome 1, ASM1957865v1, whole genome shotgun sequence DNA window includes the following coding sequences:
- the LOC8280799 gene encoding BURP domain protein RD22 isoform X2, whose product MATIDFHLLPIFALFCVMVSGSKASLPAEDYWHSQELLKLLHPAVALGGADGTKAKALAVCHLDTSSWNPRYLAFLMLKIKHGEGTICHFIKSNTLVWSSN is encoded by the exons ATGGCCACCATAGACTTTCATCTCCTTCCCatctttgctttattttgt GTGATGGTATCAGGAAGTAAAGCTTCTCTACCTGCAGAAGATTACTGGCATTCTCAAGAACTCCTAAAACTCTTGCACCCTGCAG TTGCATTGGGAGGTGCCGATGGAACAAAAGCTAAAGCATTAGCAGTTTGCCACTTAGATACTTCAAGTTGGAACCCTAGGTACTTGGCCTTTTTAATGCTTAAAATCAAACATGGAGAAGGAACTATTTGCCACTTTATTAAAAGTAACACGCTTGTCTGGTCATCTAATTAA
- the LOC8280799 gene encoding uncharacterized protein LOC8280799 isoform X1, with protein sequence MATIDFHLLPIFALFCVMVSGSKASLPAEDYWHSQELLKLLHPADLGGNNTFWNMSSNEAKNLWYFDSIPRYSIYYKAFMEDMDNAKSKYGKHYDIEGLDDVRLKYETHYDEVFMEGSDDKRIK encoded by the exons ATGGCCACCATAGACTTTCATCTCCTTCCCatctttgctttattttgt GTGATGGTATCAGGAAGTAAAGCTTCTCTACCTGCAGAAGATTACTGGCATTCTCAAGAACTCCTAAAACTCTTGCACCCTGCAG ATTTGGGAGGCAATAACACTTTCTGGAATATGAGTTCTAATGAAGCTAAGAATTTGTGGTATTTTGACTCAATACCTCGATACAGTATCTACTATAAAGCTTTTATGGAAGATATGGATAATGCAAAGTCAAAATATGGGAAGCACTACGATATAGAAGGTCTCGATGACGTAAGGTTAAAATATGAAACACATTATGATGAGGTTTTTATGGAAGGTTCGGATGACAagagaataaaataa